The following are encoded in a window of Microcaecilia unicolor chromosome 7, aMicUni1.1, whole genome shotgun sequence genomic DNA:
- the LOC115474666 gene encoding taste receptor type 2 member 40-like: MPSLFDVVIEIILLSEAFIGILTNSLTVTINVQDWIKYGSLNSCDKILLTIGLSNIAFQCIMISNDMCMLLWIEVFVLDYVYLIFFVLLMLMIYNSFWLTASLCIFYCIKIITFHHPVLAWLKLRISKIVPFLLLGSVIGPFLLIVPAVWDTYKDYGLNVSASLIDNSTFKSYRLRQTFSYSTASLLLGCCMPFLLVLLSIILILTSLCRHARRMENNTGGFNKPRLEAHIGAAKTVIFLLFHYIVFYTAEVLLLFDTFQLASLWSVLCMILVYAFAPIQSVILILGNSSLKQAVRRILCPVKC, translated from the coding sequence ATGCCTTCTCTGTTTGACGTGGTCATTGAGATCATCCTATTATCTGAGGCTTTTATAGGGATCCTAACTAACTCGTTAACTGTGACCATCAATGTCCAAGACTGGATTAAGTATGGGAGCCTGAATTCCTGTGATAAGATCTTGCTTACTATTGGGCTATCTAAcattgcttttcagtgcatcatgaTCAGCAATGACATGTGCATGCTGCTCTGGATAGAGGTCTTCGTACTGGATTATGTCTATCTGATATTTTTTGTCCTACTGATGTTGATGATCTACAATAGCTTCTGGCTTACTGCTTCTCTCTGCATCTTCTACTGTATAAAGATCATCACCTTTCACCATCCCGTCTTAGCTTGGCTCAAGTTAAGGATCTCCAAGATAGTGCCTTTCTTGCTCTTGGGGTCTGTGATTGGCCCATTTCTGCTCATTGTTCCAGCAGTATGGGATACATATAAGGATTATGGCCTGAATGTATCAGCCAGTCTAATAGACAACAGCACATTCAAATCTTATAGACTAAGGCAGACCTTCTCTTATAGTACTGCTAGCCTTTTGCTGGGCTGTTGTATGCCTTTTCTCCTTGTGCTGCTCTCCATTATCTTAATCCTTACATCCCTTTGTAGACATGCCCGACGCATGGAAAACAACACAGGTGGATTCAACAAACCACGTTTGGAGGCTCATATAGGCGCTGCCAAAACtgtgatttttcttcttttccactACATTGTATTTTACACAGCAGAAGTTCTACTATTGTTTGATACTTTCCAACTTGCAAGTCTCTGGTCTGTATTGTGTATGATTTTAGTTTATGCTTTTGCCCCTATACAATCTGTCATCCTGATTTTGGGGAACTCCAGTCTCAAGCAGGCAGTCAGAAGAATTCTCTGTCCTGTCAAATGCTGA